From the Archangium lipolyticum genome, one window contains:
- a CDS encoding Fe2+-dependent dioxygenase: MMLHIPNVLTPEQVARCRQAFDQASWEDGRVTAGHQSAQVKQNLQLPENSPQARELGDMVLAGLERSPLFISAVLPQRVFPPLFNRYDSSMSFGSHVDNAIRPIPGTPLRIRTDVSATLFLSDPDSYDGGELVVEDTYGSHAVKLPAGDLIIYPATSLHHVTPVTRGVRLASFFWVQSMVRDVSQRALLFDLDTAIMQLNQEVPRSPSLVMLTGVYHNLLRQWAEP, from the coding sequence ATGATGCTCCACATCCCCAACGTCCTCACCCCCGAGCAGGTGGCCCGCTGCCGCCAGGCCTTCGACCAGGCCTCCTGGGAAGACGGCCGCGTCACCGCGGGCCACCAGTCCGCTCAGGTGAAGCAGAACCTGCAGCTTCCGGAGAACAGCCCCCAGGCCCGGGAGCTCGGGGACATGGTGCTCGCGGGGCTCGAGCGCAGCCCCCTGTTCATCTCGGCCGTGCTGCCCCAGCGGGTGTTTCCCCCGCTCTTCAACCGCTACGACTCGAGCATGTCCTTCGGCTCGCACGTCGACAACGCCATCCGCCCCATCCCCGGCACCCCGCTGCGCATCCGCACCGATGTGTCGGCCACGCTCTTCCTGTCCGACCCGGACAGCTATGACGGCGGAGAGCTCGTCGTGGAGGACACCTACGGCAGCCACGCCGTGAAGCTGCCGGCGGGAGACCTCATCATCTATCCGGCCACGAGCCTGCACCATGTCACCCCCGTGACCCGCGGAGTGAGGCTCGCCTCGTTCTTCTGGGTGCAGAGCATGGTGCGTGATGTGAGTCAGCGCGCGCTGCTGTTCGACCTCGACACCGCCATCATGCAGCTCAACCAGGAGGTGCCCAGGAGCCCCTCCCTGGTCATGCTGACGGGCGTCTACCACAACCTGCTCCGGCAGTGGGCCGAGCCTTGA